Proteins encoded by one window of Acuticoccus sp. MNP-M23:
- a CDS encoding GMC family oxidoreductase yields MQQDFRNTDTPSNHSADIAIIGAGAAGITLARALAGTGARIVITESGGAAPGDNFDSLNACEVAGLPFPGAEEGRARVLGGATTLWGGQSLPFDPVDFTARAHVPNSGWPIPYEALAPWYTPAEQLLHLDQMAYGANGWKFVGVTPPPFDPAKVGCQMSWLSHRKNFAALYGGALAQAANVTILLNATATGLVAGEDGQRIERVTLKAPGGRTGTLTAKTFVVCTGSIETARLLLASPSPDGSGIANRHDVVGRYFQDHPSGHVLDIVPKDLFAFAHLYRPHNRRHYRLFPKVPLAPEVQAQSQVMNATAEVVFQLPQGSPMETARAFYGSLGAGRMPAARNFRNLFGAVSELPRTMRDVVVRRRSPTARGSTVVLWAHIEQAPNPDSRITLSDQRDSLGEPRARIDWRLTALEQKTFRVFAETVQGELARTGLAEATVPSWLLGDDWRENVTDFYHQMGTARMGTDPATSVVDDTQKAQDIDNLYVAGSAVFPTGSASNPTLTLLALTLRLADHLKATGKVPISSAG; encoded by the coding sequence GTGCAGCAAGACTTTCGCAACACCGATACCCCGTCCAACCATAGCGCCGACATTGCAATCATCGGCGCAGGCGCTGCCGGCATCACGCTGGCGCGGGCGCTGGCCGGCACCGGCGCGCGGATCGTCATCACCGAAAGCGGCGGCGCGGCACCCGGCGACAATTTCGACAGCCTCAACGCGTGCGAAGTGGCGGGGCTTCCCTTTCCGGGCGCCGAGGAGGGCCGTGCTCGGGTTCTTGGCGGTGCAACCACCTTGTGGGGCGGCCAGTCCCTCCCGTTCGATCCTGTGGATTTTACCGCGCGCGCCCATGTGCCCAACAGCGGCTGGCCGATCCCCTATGAGGCGCTGGCGCCCTGGTACACGCCCGCCGAACAGCTCCTCCACCTCGACCAGATGGCTTACGGCGCAAACGGCTGGAAATTCGTCGGCGTCACGCCGCCGCCGTTCGACCCTGCAAAGGTTGGCTGCCAGATGTCGTGGCTTTCCCACCGCAAGAATTTTGCCGCCCTTTATGGCGGCGCGCTGGCGCAGGCTGCCAACGTCACGATCCTTCTCAACGCCACGGCCACCGGGCTTGTGGCCGGCGAAGACGGACAGCGGATCGAGCGCGTCACCCTCAAGGCACCCGGCGGCCGGACCGGAACGCTTACCGCGAAAACATTTGTGGTGTGCACCGGCAGCATCGAGACGGCGCGCCTCCTTCTGGCGTCCCCATCGCCGGACGGGAGCGGGATCGCCAACCGGCACGACGTGGTGGGTCGCTATTTTCAGGACCACCCCAGCGGCCACGTGCTCGACATCGTGCCGAAGGATCTGTTTGCCTTCGCGCACCTTTACCGGCCGCACAACCGGCGCCACTACCGCCTCTTTCCCAAGGTGCCGCTGGCGCCAGAGGTTCAGGCGCAAAGCCAGGTGATGAATGCCACCGCCGAGGTGGTTTTTCAGCTCCCGCAAGGCTCGCCCATGGAGACGGCCCGCGCCTTTTACGGATCGCTGGGGGCGGGGCGGATGCCGGCCGCACGAAATTTCCGAAACCTGTTTGGCGCAGTGTCGGAATTGCCGCGCACCATGCGCGACGTTGTGGTCCGCCGCCGCTCCCCCACCGCCAGGGGCTCCACGGTGGTCCTGTGGGCGCATATCGAGCAGGCGCCCAACCCGGACAGCCGGATCACCCTGTCAGACCAGCGCGACAGCCTTGGCGAGCCTCGCGCCAGGATCGACTGGCGCCTCACCGCGCTGGAGCAGAAAACATTCAGGGTGTTCGCCGAGACCGTGCAGGGCGAGCTGGCGCGCACCGGTCTTGCCGAAGCCACGGTCCCGTCGTGGTTGCTGGGCGACGACTGGCGCGAGAATGTCACCGACTTCTATCACCAGATGGGCACGGCGCGGATGGGCACCGATCCTGCCACCAGCGTGGTGGACGACACGCAAAAAGCCCAGGACATCGACAATCTCTATGTCGCGGGCTCAGCCGTCTTCCCCACAGGCAGCGCCTCAAACCCGACGCTGACGCTCCTTGCGCTCACCTTGCGTCTTGCCGATCACCTGAAGGCGACCGGCAAGGTGCCGATCAGTTCGGCAGGTTGA